The following proteins come from a genomic window of Ovis canadensis isolate MfBH-ARS-UI-01 breed Bighorn chromosome 22, ARS-UI_OviCan_v2, whole genome shotgun sequence:
- the SFXN2 gene encoding sideroflexin-2 isoform X2 has product MEADLSDFNIDAPRWDQCTFLGRVKHFFNITDPRTILVPERELDWAKVMVEQSRMGTVPPGTQVEQLFYAKKLYDSAFHPDTGDKMNVIGRMSFQVPGGMIITGFMLQFYRTMPAVIFWQWVNQSFNALVNYTNRNAASPTSVRQMGVSYITATTTAVATAVGMNMLTKRAPPLVGRWVPFAAVAAANCVNIPMMRQQELIRGICVKDRNHNEIGHSRRAAAIGITQVVISRITMAAPGMILLPVLMERLEKLRFVQRIRVLHAPLQVVLSGCFLIFMVPVACGLFPQQCELPVSYLEPELQDTIKAKYREPVPYVYFNKGL; this is encoded by the exons ATGGAGGCTGATCTGTCTGACTTTAACATCGATGCCCCCCGTTGGGACCAATGCACTTTCCTGGGGCGGGTGAAGCACTTCTTCAATATCACGGACCCCCGCACGATCCTGGTACCAGAGCGGGAGCTAGACTGGGCCAAAGTGATGGTGGAGCAGAGCAG GATGGGGACTGTGCCCCCGGGCACCCAGGTGGAGCAGCTTTTCTATGCTAAGAAGCTGTACGACTCAGCCTTCCACCCTGACACTGGGGACAAGATGAACGTCATTGGGCGGATGTCCTTCCAGGTCCCCGGTGGCATGATCATCACGGGCTTCATGCTGCAGTTCTACAG GACGATGCCGGCAGTGATCTTCTGGCAGTGGGTGAACCAGTCCTTCAATGCCTTAGTCAACTATACCAACAGGAATGCGGCTTCCCCCACATCGGTCAG GCAGATGGGTGTTTCCTACATCACAGCCACCACCACtgcagtggccactgctgtgggCATGAACATGTTGACAAAG AGAGCTCCACCCCTGGTGGGCCGCTGGGTGCCCTTTGCTGCCGTGGCTGCAGCCAACTGTGTCAACATCCCCATGATGCGCCAGCA GGAACTCATCCGGGGAATCTGTGTGAAGGACAGGAACCACAATGAGATCGGTCATTCCCGG AGAGCTGCAGCCATAGGCATCACTCAAGTGGTTATTTCTCGGATCACCATGGCAGCCCCTGGCATGA TTCTGCTGCCGGTCCTCATGGAAAGACTGGAGAAGCTGCGCTTCGTGCAG AGAATCCGGGTTCTGCACGCGCCTTTGCAGGTTGTGCTGTCTGGATGCTT TCTCATCTTCATGGTGCCAGTGGCGTGTGGGCTGTTCCCGCAGCAATG TGAATTGCCGGTTTCCTATCTGGAACCCGAGCTCCAGGACACCATCAAGGCCAAGTACAGAGAACCTGTGCCTTATGTCTACTTCAATAAGGGCCTCTGA
- the SFXN2 gene encoding sideroflexin-2 isoform X1, which yields MGRMEADLSDFNIDAPRWDQCTFLGRVKHFFNITDPRTILVPERELDWAKVMVEQSRMGTVPPGTQVEQLFYAKKLYDSAFHPDTGDKMNVIGRMSFQVPGGMIITGFMLQFYRTMPAVIFWQWVNQSFNALVNYTNRNAASPTSVRQMGVSYITATTTAVATAVGMNMLTKRAPPLVGRWVPFAAVAAANCVNIPMMRQQELIRGICVKDRNHNEIGHSRRAAAIGITQVVISRITMAAPGMILLPVLMERLEKLRFVQRIRVLHAPLQVVLSGCFLIFMVPVACGLFPQQCELPVSYLEPELQDTIKAKYREPVPYVYFNKGL from the exons ATGGGCAGGATGGAGGCTGATCTGTCTGACTTTAACATCGATGCCCCCCGTTGGGACCAATGCACTTTCCTGGGGCGGGTGAAGCACTTCTTCAATATCACGGACCCCCGCACGATCCTGGTACCAGAGCGGGAGCTAGACTGGGCCAAAGTGATGGTGGAGCAGAGCAG GATGGGGACTGTGCCCCCGGGCACCCAGGTGGAGCAGCTTTTCTATGCTAAGAAGCTGTACGACTCAGCCTTCCACCCTGACACTGGGGACAAGATGAACGTCATTGGGCGGATGTCCTTCCAGGTCCCCGGTGGCATGATCATCACGGGCTTCATGCTGCAGTTCTACAG GACGATGCCGGCAGTGATCTTCTGGCAGTGGGTGAACCAGTCCTTCAATGCCTTAGTCAACTATACCAACAGGAATGCGGCTTCCCCCACATCGGTCAG GCAGATGGGTGTTTCCTACATCACAGCCACCACCACtgcagtggccactgctgtgggCATGAACATGTTGACAAAG AGAGCTCCACCCCTGGTGGGCCGCTGGGTGCCCTTTGCTGCCGTGGCTGCAGCCAACTGTGTCAACATCCCCATGATGCGCCAGCA GGAACTCATCCGGGGAATCTGTGTGAAGGACAGGAACCACAATGAGATCGGTCATTCCCGG AGAGCTGCAGCCATAGGCATCACTCAAGTGGTTATTTCTCGGATCACCATGGCAGCCCCTGGCATGA TTCTGCTGCCGGTCCTCATGGAAAGACTGGAGAAGCTGCGCTTCGTGCAG AGAATCCGGGTTCTGCACGCGCCTTTGCAGGTTGTGCTGTCTGGATGCTT TCTCATCTTCATGGTGCCAGTGGCGTGTGGGCTGTTCCCGCAGCAATG TGAATTGCCGGTTTCCTATCTGGAACCCGAGCTCCAGGACACCATCAAGGCCAAGTACAGAGAACCTGTGCCTTATGTCTACTTCAATAAGGGCCTCTGA